One segment of Cetobacterium sp. NK01 DNA contains the following:
- a CDS encoding Cof-type HAD-IIB family hydrolase produces the protein MKYKMIVTDLDDTLLNSQGKVSLKDKESILKAQEEGIIFVLASGRPTYAMRDLAKELKLDKYGSYILSYNGSIITNCKTNKNILEETLTKDEIHQLYDFSKKNNVEIITYLDDTIVSENYSSYIEVEVELTKMPFEKVKNFKATIDKDCVKCILLEEPSYLKKVEEKLKNELGKNFSIAISKPFFLEVTKLGVDKGSSLLKLAKKLNIRQEEIIVVGDSYNDLPMLKIAGLPACVENAKPEIKEICKFISTSNNNNGMTNIIENLILKK, from the coding sequence ATGAAATATAAAATGATTGTTACTGATCTTGATGATACTTTACTAAATTCTCAAGGAAAAGTATCTTTAAAAGATAAAGAATCAATACTGAAAGCTCAAGAAGAAGGAATAATATTTGTTCTTGCTTCAGGAAGACCAACATATGCCATGAGAGATTTGGCCAAAGAACTAAAACTCGATAAATATGGTAGCTATATTCTATCTTACAATGGCTCTATTATAACTAATTGCAAAACTAATAAAAATATTTTAGAAGAAACTCTTACTAAAGATGAAATTCATCAACTTTATGACTTTAGTAAAAAAAATAATGTTGAAATTATAACTTACTTAGATGATACAATAGTTTCAGAAAATTATAGTTCTTATATTGAAGTGGAAGTTGAGTTAACAAAAATGCCTTTTGAAAAAGTTAAAAACTTTAAAGCTACAATAGATAAGGACTGCGTTAAATGTATACTACTTGAAGAACCATCATATCTTAAAAAAGTAGAAGAAAAATTAAAAAACGAATTAGGAAAAAATTTCTCTATCGCTATTTCTAAACCATTTTTTTTAGAAGTTACAAAACTAGGTGTTGATAAAGGAAGCTCACTTTTAAAATTAGCTAAAAAGTTAAATATCCGACAAGAAGAAATCATTGTTGTAGGAGATTCTTATAATGACCTACCTATGCTTAAAATAGCTGGGTTACCTGCATGTGTTGAAAATGCAAAACCTGAAATAAAAGAGATTTGTAAGTTTATTTCAACTTCAAATAACAATAATGGAATGACAAATATTATTGAAAATTTAATTTTAAAAAAATAA
- a CDS encoding DUF2023 family protein has protein sequence MQVFIHHIYEFEKGIRNLILHTISEDLLSFVENRLNSKNIAYKIYKIKNGRYNIFFGDDSCINVIKKINKSNLSEYTAEEDFILGIMLGYDRKKQCDRYIFFKNKENTKVS, from the coding sequence ATGCAAGTTTTCATTCATCATATATATGAATTTGAAAAAGGAATAAGAAACTTAATTTTACACACTATTTCTGAAGACTTGTTAAGTTTTGTAGAGAATAGATTGAATTCAAAAAATATAGCTTATAAAATATATAAAATCAAAAATGGAAGATACAATATTTTTTTTGGAGATGATTCTTGTATTAATGTCATAAAAAAAATTAATAAATCTAACCTATCTGAATATACAGCAGAAGAAGATTTTATTCTTGGAATTATGCTTGGCTACGATAGAAAGAAGCAATGTGATAGATATATTTTTTTTAAAAATAAAGAAAACACTAAAGTTTCATAA
- a CDS encoding DUF2325 domain-containing protein, which produces MIAIVGGLKRGEREYLDLLKTYNLKGKVYNTQCPNFCKKIKNCEMCIIFTNLVSHNLLNNCNKVCKTQNIPIVHLTNNSISKLKENLDKVYK; this is translated from the coding sequence ATGATTGCTATAGTTGGGGGGTTAAAAAGAGGAGAACGAGAATATTTAGATTTACTAAAAACTTATAATCTAAAAGGAAAAGTTTATAATACTCAATGTCCAAATTTTTGTAAAAAAATTAAAAATTGTGAAATGTGCATAATTTTTACTAACTTGGTAAGTCATAATCTTTTGAACAACTGTAATAAAGTTTGCAAAACACAAAACATTCCTATTGTTCATTTAACTAATAATAGTATCTCAAAACTAAAAGAAAACTTAGATAAAGTATATAAATGA
- a CDS encoding flippase: MSVSKNYLYNVLLIISNTIFPIITFPYISRILMPEYLGKVYFVQGVVAYFLIISVLGAPNYGIKELSRAKGIGDWVEFKKIFTELFIMTILSSIGSLILLLITVQFYGKFYQEKLIFYIFAIQVLFECFHINHFFVVMENHKRRLIRSFTIRVLSLGFLFYFIKTPSDYYLYALLLVVPEVLARIIDVISVRKYFYFKDLNFKRHTSNMFIIFLYIFTIGIYGSIDTTMLGIMINDTEVGLYTAAVKMYKMVLPVILTLGTVLSPRIIGAIKRKEKQNIYKNIDVFIDYCFIVGVPATLLMMILAREFTLLFSGPDFKGAIETMIIMSPCLGFLALGTFVGGQVMLPNDLEKDILLISIFGVFLNIGLNYFLIPIYLRNGAALATLITEVIVALIKIGKMKKLYCDYKIMTKDRVLTIIVGIIIACGIYLKINSIRELGNLISLIAVPIIYGVIYFLILILLKNMRVLSWIDFIKKRLH; the protein is encoded by the coding sequence ATGTCAGTTTCTAAAAATTATCTATATAATGTTCTACTTATAATAAGTAACACAATTTTTCCAATAATAACCTTTCCTTATATTTCGAGAATATTAATGCCTGAATATTTAGGAAAGGTATATTTTGTTCAGGGAGTTGTAGCTTATTTTTTGATTATTTCAGTGCTAGGAGCTCCAAATTATGGAATAAAAGAGCTATCTAGAGCAAAAGGAATTGGAGATTGGGTTGAATTTAAAAAAATATTTACAGAACTATTCATAATGACAATTTTGAGTAGTATAGGTTCTTTAATTCTTTTATTAATAACAGTCCAATTTTATGGAAAGTTTTATCAAGAGAAGTTAATATTTTATATTTTTGCAATTCAAGTTCTATTTGAATGCTTTCATATAAATCATTTTTTTGTTGTTATGGAAAATCATAAAAGAAGGTTAATAAGATCATTTACAATTAGAGTTTTATCTTTAGGATTTTTATTTTATTTCATAAAAACTCCAAGTGATTATTATTTATATGCCTTGCTTTTAGTTGTTCCAGAAGTACTAGCAAGAATAATTGATGTGATTAGTGTAAGAAAATATTTTTATTTTAAAGATTTGAACTTTAAAAGACATACGAGTAATATGTTTATAATATTTTTATATATTTTTACAATTGGTATATATGGAAGTATTGATACAACAATGTTAGGTATTATGATAAACGATACAGAAGTAGGATTATATACAGCAGCAGTAAAAATGTATAAAATGGTTTTACCGGTAATTTTAACACTAGGAACAGTTTTATCTCCAAGAATAATTGGAGCAATTAAGAGAAAAGAAAAGCAAAATATTTATAAAAATATAGATGTTTTTATAGATTATTGTTTTATAGTAGGAGTTCCAGCTACTTTGTTAATGATGATTTTAGCTAGAGAATTTACATTATTATTTTCAGGTCCTGATTTTAAGGGTGCAATAGAAACTATGATAATAATGTCTCCATGTTTAGGATTTTTAGCATTAGGTACTTTTGTAGGTGGCCAAGTTATGCTACCAAATGATTTAGAAAAAGATATATTATTGATATCTATATTTGGCGTATTTTTAAATATAGGATTAAATTACTTTTTAATCCCAATATATTTAAGAAATGGAGCAGCTTTAGCAACTTTAATTACCGAAGTTATAGTAGCTCTAATAAAAATAGGCAAAATGAAAAAACTATATTGTGATTATAAAATTATGACAAAAGATAGAGTTTTAACTATTATTGTTGGAATTATAATAGCTTGTGGTATATATTTAAAGATAAATTCTATAAGAGAATTAGGAAATTTGATATCCTTAATAGCAGTTCCAATAATATATGGAGTTATTTATTTTTTAATTTTAATTTTATTAAAAAATATGAGGGTTTTAAGCTGGATTGATTTTATAAAAAAAAGATTGCATTAA